The sequence CAATCCCTAGGTAAAGCAACAACCAGTTGATAATAAGCGGGATTTCCGGCGAATAAAACGCAAGCACTTCGGAAGTCGACAACGGTTCCGCTTCCGCTGTATAAACGTCTCCCCCTGCTTCAATCCTCAGCTCTCCATCTTGAAAAGAACGACTTCCGTCAAGAGGAAGTGGCTCTTCCGTAAAGTAAAACGACTTGCCGATTTGCATAATTTGTACAGCTTCGCCTTCGATTTGGCTGCTATCAGCGTAGGCTTCCCGTGTGTAATAGGCGCCGTTATACGAGACTGCCTGGCTGCCTGCTTCGGTCTCATACCAAGGCTCTTCAATTCCTGAAATATGGCGGTCAATCACTGTTTTTGCAATAAAAGGCCCCGTCAACTCTGCTGCTACAGCGACGGCTAACATAAGCAAAGCAGCCATAATTGTCCACTTGCTTGTTAACGCATAACGAACGAGCCGTTTTTCCGTACTCATACATTCACCTCCTCTTCACCAAGCGATTGGTTCCTAACTTGCTCTGCATACCAGCCGCCTTCTTCCATTAATTGCGCATGGGTGCCCCGCTCTACTACTTTTCCGTCTTCAAGGACAATGATTTGATCGGCATGTTCAACCGCGGACATCCGGTGCGTTGTAATAATGGTTGTTTGGCCAGCACGTTCCTTTTGGATGTTGGCAACGATCTTCGCCTCTGTTTTAGCATCGACAGCTGACAACGAATCATCCAAAATTAACAGTTCCGGCTTTGTCACGAGCGCACGTGCAATCGAAATCCGTTGCTTTTGTCCACCAGATAAAGACACGCCATTCTCGCCAACAAGCGTATCAAGCCCCTCAGGCAAAAAAGCGAGGTCTTGGGCGAAAGCCGAAGCTTCGATTGCTTCGTTTAACTGAGCCTCTGTGGCACCATCAGCAGCAAATAGAATGTTCTCACGCACTGATTTGGAAAAGAGCACATGGTCCTGCGGCACATAACCGATCGCACCGCGTATTTCTTCTTGTGGCAAATCGGCAATCGACACACCCGCAAAAGAAATGTCACCGCTTAGTCCTGGATAATACTTCATTAATTGTTTCACAAGCGTCGACTTGCCGCTCCCCGTCTTTCCGACAATTCCAATCGTTTCCCCTTTGTTGATTGTCAGAGAGATGCTTTCCAACTGATTTCCTTTTGCGCCTGGGTATGAAAAGCTGACTTTTTCATATCGGATCGGCAAATGGTGGCCAAGGCCTTCAACAGGCACATCCGGCGCTTGAACCGCTTTTTCAACCGTTAACGTATCGTTGACACGGTCATAAGAAGCACCACCACGTTGCATAATGTTAACCAATTCACCAATTGCAAACATTGGCCAAATCAACATCCCTAAGTACATGTTAAATGTAACGATTTGTCCAAGCGTCACTTGTTGGTGGAACACCAAATAAGCACCGTAGCCAAGACCGATCACATAACTTAAGCCAACGACCATATTGACAACAGGGTCAAAAAACGACTCAACACGAGCCACTTGCATGTACCGCTTGTATACGTCGTTGCTCTTTTCGGCAAATAATTTCTCGTCACGACGCTCGCTCCGAAAAGCCCGGATAACGCGCATGCCTGCCACCGATTCAAGCACACGGTTGTTCAAATCACCGAACGCTTCTTGTGCTTTTGAAAAACGGGAATGGATCATACTCCCTAAAATCGTGACGACTAACGCAATCAGCGGCAACGGCGCAACGGCCGCCAGCGTCAGACGCCAATCAATCAAAAGAACCATCGCAGCAAGCAAGATCCCCATAAATAAGACCGAATCCAACAATGTCAGAATGCCGAATCCAGCAGTCATCGAAATGGCCTTCATGTCATTCGTTCCACGAGCAAGCAAATCGCCTGTTTTCCGCTTCTCGAAAAACGGCGGATCCATCGCAAACAAATGGCGCATAAAACGGGAACGCAATTTCCGTTCCAAAATAAAAGCGCCGCCAAACAGTTGCTGCATCCAAATAAAACTAATCCAATAACTAGCTATAATGATAACAACCAACAGCGCTATCAAGCTAAAAGCATACGAATAAGACAATGCACCGCGCTGGAACGCGTCCACCGCTTCCCCAATTAATAAAGCGGGCATCAAATCAACAACGCTGACAACAAGTAGCAATACAACCGCTACAGTGTACCGTTTTTTTTGTTCTTTAAAAAACCAGGCCAATTGCTTCAATACACGAAACATTTTCTCTCACTTCTCTCTATTCAAACTTTGACCATTGCTTTGCTATCCACCTTCTAGTTCCCCTAAATCAAGCAAAAGTGGAATTCGGCCCATCAACCTACTCACATGTTGTTCCTCCTTTTTTGTTTCCTTTTATTGCCAAAAACTTCGCCTACAAAAAAGACGCTGCGGCATGCCGCAACGTCACTTATGTAAGCATATACGTGTGCAAAGGCGCGCTGATAGGCGCAGCCTCGTTCTGAAAGGCGCAACCTACCGATGAAAAGGCAGCTCGCCGACGAGACAAACGCAGTATTCCGTTTTTAACCGTGCAGTACCAAAAACGATACGTGTCATCTGTCTCATCCCCTTTCAAAAAAAGTAAAAAGCTGTTTATAGCTTACCTGATTTATCTGATAAAAAGCAAGAGGTTTTTGCAAGGGGTGTTGTTAAATTGGGCCTTCCGAGGAGGCCTCTCTTTGTAAAAAGTTCAAAAATAGGTTGAAAAATTCAAAAATAAAATTTACGATAAACACAATACCTTATTAAAAAGAAATACCGGAATGTTGGCAAGTAAGCTTTTGAGAGATTTTCAGACCGAAAAGTGGGGCATATCCTATATTACGAAATAAAAGAGGCGATTTTTTGAAACGTAAGTTCGCTCGTTTATTTGAAAACTATATACCCATTTGGGGTAATAAAAACTATTTATGGTTTCTATTAGTCTCTATGTTTTCATTGGCTGGAGACCTGGTTGCTTGGGTGATCACAACTTGGGTTTTAACAACTCAATTCGATCATCCTGCCGTTTACTTAACGGCTCTTGTCATACTCACTCAATCCGCTTATGCGATTATGTCTCCCTATATGGGGCATTTAGTAGACAAGTGGGGACCGTTTACTAGCTTAATCTCTAGTACTGGAATTCGCACAGTTATTTTAACGTTTTTATTTATATCGCTATTATATGTCGAGGACGGCGTTAGTCCGTGGGTGATTGTAGGACTGATGACTTTAGAATACATATTTGTTCCATTAAGCAAACAATCGGAATTCGTCATGATCAAGGTTTTAGTAAGAGATGAAGAGCAGCTAATACCTGCAAATGCTCTACAAGGCATTCAATTTGATGCCTCTTACATTATCGG is a genomic window of Shouchella clausii containing:
- a CDS encoding ABC transporter ATP-binding protein, producing MFRVLKQLAWFFKEQKKRYTVAVVLLLVVSVVDLMPALLIGEAVDAFQRGALSYSYAFSLIALLVVIIIASYWISFIWMQQLFGGAFILERKLRSRFMRHLFAMDPPFFEKRKTGDLLARGTNDMKAISMTAGFGILTLLDSVLFMGILLAAMVLLIDWRLTLAAVAPLPLIALVVTILGSMIHSRFSKAQEAFGDLNNRVLESVAGMRVIRAFRSERRDEKLFAEKSNDVYKRYMQVARVESFFDPVVNMVVGLSYVIGLGYGAYLVFHQQVTLGQIVTFNMYLGMLIWPMFAIGELVNIMQRGGASYDRVNDTLTVEKAVQAPDVPVEGLGHHLPIRYEKVSFSYPGAKGNQLESISLTINKGETIGIVGKTGSGKSTLVKQLMKYYPGLSGDISFAGVSIADLPQEEIRGAIGYVPQDHVLFSKSVRENILFAADGATEAQLNEAIEASAFAQDLAFLPEGLDTLVGENGVSLSGGQKQRISIARALVTKPELLILDDSLSAVDAKTEAKIVANIQKERAGQTTIITTHRMSAVEHADQIIVLEDGKVVERGTHAQLMEEGGWYAEQVRNQSLGEEEVNV